TTCGCCACTGCGGCCGCTGTCGCGCACCAGATCAAGGTAGCGCCGCTCGAACACGCGCAGGCCCACCGCCGCACCCGGTACCAGCGTGGTGTGCAGCGGAAACAGCGGCAGCGAACCGTCGACGCTCATCGGGCCTGCAGCGCGGCGAGGAAGCGGCGCGGTGCGCCGTCGAAGCCACCATTGGACATGAACACCACGTGGTCGCCGCGGCGCGCGCTGGTCTGCAGCTGCGCCAGCAGCGCGTCGGTATCCGGCACCGCGTGCGCTTCACCACGCACCGCGGCGATCACAGCGGCGGCATCCCAGGCCAGTTCCGGGCGGTGCAGGAACACCACGTCATCGGCCAGTGCCAGCGAAGGCGCCAGCGCCTGCGCATGTGCGCCCAGCCGCATCGAATTGCTGCGCGGCTCCATGGCAACCACGATACGCGCATCGCCGACCTTGGCACGCAGACCTTCCAGCGTGGTGGCGATCGCGGTCGGGTGATGGGCGAAATCGTCGTAGACGGTGATGCCCTCGTGGCTGCCGATCACTTCCATGCGGCGTTTGACGCTGCGGAAGCGCGCCAGCGCCGGGATCACCTCGGCCGGTGCCACGCCCACCGCATGCGCGGCGGCCAGCGCGGCCAGGCCGTTGAGCACGTTGTGCCGGCCCAGCAGCGACCACTGCACATCACCCAGCGCCTGCCCGCGGTGGTACACGCGGAACGCGCTGCCATCGGCAACCAGCAGTTCCGCATGCCATTCCAGGGTCGGGTCGAAACCGAAGCGCTCGACCGGGGTCCAGCACCCCATCGCCAGCACCTCGGCCACGTGCTGGTCCTCGCCGTTGACGATCAGGCGGCCACGCGCCGGCACCGTGCGCACCAGATGGTGGAACTGGCGCTGGATCGCCGCCACATCGGGGAAGATGTCGGCATGGTCGTATTCAAGGTTGTTGAGGATGGCCACCAGCGGCCGGTAGTGCACGAACTTGCTGCGCTTGTCGAAGAAGGCAGTGTCGTACTCATCGGCTTCGACCACGAATTCGCGGCCCTGGCCCAGGCGCGCGGAAACGCCGAAATCCTCGGCCACGCCGCCGATCAGGAAGCCCGGCGAACGCCCGGCGCTTTCCAGCAGCCAGGTGAGGATGGTGGTGGTGGTGGTCTTGCCATGGGTACCGGCCACGGCCAGGGTGTCGCGGCCCGGCAGTACCTGTTCAGAAAGCCATTGCGCGCCCGAAATGTAGCGCTGGCCGGCGTCGAGCACGGCCTCCACGGCCGCATTGCCGCGCGAGAGCGCGTTGCCGATCACCACTTCATCGGTTCCGGCCGGCACGCTGTCGGCGCGATAGCCCTGGTCCAGGGTGATGCCCAGCTGTTCCAGCTGGGTCGACATCGGCGGATAGATGGCCTGGTCGCTGCCACTGACCGTATGGCCGAGTTCCCGCGCCAGGGCGGCCACGCCGCCCATGAAGGTGCCGGCGATTGCAAGGATATGTACGCTGCTCATGACCGGGGATTGTGACCGATGACGGCTGTATAGGGCCAATGTCCGCCCCCGGGTAAGACAAGTCCTACACGGGATGTGAGAAAACTCCAATCTTCTGTCAGGGAATTCCCGATAGCGATGTTCTGTGAACCCGGACACAATTCGAACTGCCAGCCGCAGTACCCGAACCGGTCCTACTCCCCAAGAGGCCATCCCCAAGGGAGCTCATGCTGCGGGGCCCTGAGCAAGCCCTCTGCTGGCGCCTATGAAACGACACAGGCCTGATCCTCGCGGACCAGGCCTGTGTTTTTTCGCCCGAAGGGCCGGCAGCGGGCCGGCCCCGCCGGATCAGGCCTTGATCGCCGCCAGGATGCGGGCTTCGATCTCGTCCAGTTCGCCGACGCCGTCGACGCGGGCCAGGGTGCCACGGCCGGCGTAGAAGTCGACCACCGGGGCGGTCTGGTCGTTGTAAACCTGCAGGCGCTGGCGCACCGCTTCCGGATTGTCGTCGGCACGACCCTGTTCCTTGGCGCGACCGGCGATGCGGTCGACCAGCAGCTCGGTGGCCACGTCCAGCTGCACCACGGCATCCAGCGGCTGGCCGATCTTGGCCAGCAGGCCGTCCATCGCATTGGCCTGGGCCACATTGCGCGGATAGCCATCGAGGATGAAGCCCTTGGCGACATCGGCCTGGGTCAGGCGCGACTCCAGCATGCCCAGCAGGATGTCATCCGACACCAGGTTGCCGGCATCCATCACCGTCTTGGCCTGCTTGCCCAGCTCCGTGCCCGCGGCGATTTCCGCGCGCAGCATGTCACCGGTCGAAATGTGGGCGATCCCCAGCTTTTCCTTCAGGCGCGTCGCCTGTGTCCCCTTGCCCGAACCGGGCGGTCCCAACAGAACCAATCGCATTGACCTGACTCCAACGTGTTGAAAACAAAGAAGGTTCGCGTCCCGGACGGACCGGTATCGCTGCACCGCAATAGCGCCACTTTACCGCATCCGGGTAATGTCCCTGCAATGTCCTTTCCCCCGAGCAGGTAGACGCATGCGCAACGGTACTCTCCTCTACGCCCAATCCGGTGGTGTCACCGCCGTCATCAACGCCACGGCGGCGGCGGTGATCGAGCAGGCCCGGACCAAGGGCATCAAGGTGCTGGCCGCGCGCAACGGCATCCTCGGCGCGCTGCGCGAGGAACTGATCGACACCAGCAAGGAGAGCGCTGCGGCCATCCGCGCCCTCGCCCATACCCCGGGCGGCGCCTTCGGCTCGTGCCGGGTCAAGCTGAAATCGCTGGACGCCGACCGCGCCCGCTACGACCGCCTGCTGGAGGTGCTGCGTGCGCACGACGTGCGCTGGTTCCTCTACAACGGCGGCAACGACTCGGCCGATACCGCGCTGAAGGTCTCGCAGCTGGCCAAGGCCTCCGGCTACGACCTGACCTGCATCGGTGTGCCCAAGACCATCGACAACGATCTGGCAGTGACCGACACCTGCCCCGGCTTCGGCTCGGCGGCCAAGTACACCGCCGTGTCGGTGCACGAGGCGGCGCTGGACGTGGCGGCGATGGCCGAGACCTCCACCCGTGTCTTCATCTACGAGGCGATGGGCCGTCACGCCGGCTGGCTGGCTGCGGCCGCCGGCCTGGCCGGCAATGGCGAAGACGAAGCCCCGCACATCATCCTGCTGCCCGAGCGCGCCTACGACGAGACTGCGTTCCTGGCCAAGGTGAAGGCG
This genomic window from Stenotrophomonas maltophilia contains:
- the mpl gene encoding UDP-N-acetylmuramate:L-alanyl-gamma-D-glutamyl-meso-diaminopimelate ligase, translated to MSSVHILAIAGTFMGGVAALARELGHTVSGSDQAIYPPMSTQLEQLGITLDQGYRADSVPAGTDEVVIGNALSRGNAAVEAVLDAGQRYISGAQWLSEQVLPGRDTLAVAGTHGKTTTTTILTWLLESAGRSPGFLIGGVAEDFGVSARLGQGREFVVEADEYDTAFFDKRSKFVHYRPLVAILNNLEYDHADIFPDVAAIQRQFHHLVRTVPARGRLIVNGEDQHVAEVLAMGCWTPVERFGFDPTLEWHAELLVADGSAFRVYHRGQALGDVQWSLLGRHNVLNGLAALAAAHAVGVAPAEVIPALARFRSVKRRMEVIGSHEGITVYDDFAHHPTAIATTLEGLRAKVGDARIVVAMEPRSNSMRLGAHAQALAPSLALADDVVFLHRPELAWDAAAVIAAVRGEAHAVPDTDALLAQLQTSARRGDHVVFMSNGGFDGAPRRFLAALQAR
- a CDS encoding adenylate kinase, whose product is MRLVLLGPPGSGKGTQATRLKEKLGIAHISTGDMLRAEIAAGTELGKQAKTVMDAGNLVSDDILLGMLESRLTQADVAKGFILDGYPRNVAQANAMDGLLAKIGQPLDAVVQLDVATELLVDRIAGRAKEQGRADDNPEAVRQRLQVYNDQTAPVVDFYAGRGTLARVDGVGELDEIEARILAAIKA
- a CDS encoding 6-phosphofructokinase, translating into MRNGTLLYAQSGGVTAVINATAAAVIEQARTKGIKVLAARNGILGALREELIDTSKESAAAIRALAHTPGGAFGSCRVKLKSLDADRARYDRLLEVLRAHDVRWFLYNGGNDSADTALKVSQLAKASGYDLTCIGVPKTIDNDLAVTDTCPGFGSAAKYTAVSVHEAALDVAAMAETSTRVFIYEAMGRHAGWLAAAAGLAGNGEDEAPHIILLPERAYDETAFLAKVKAVVERVGYCVVVASEGIATADGRFVADAGGGKDSFGHSQLGGVAAHLAGRVKDQLGLKVHWALPDYLQRSARHLASRTDWEQAQAVGKAAVQLALKGQNGVMPVIVRSSDAPYRWKIEAAPLSKIANREKKMPAGFIRRDGFGITAKARAYLSPLIKGEAPLPYGADGLPKYVTLKNVAVKQKLPPFEG